Proteins from a single region of Ziziphus jujuba cultivar Dongzao chromosome 1, ASM3175591v1:
- the LOC107404284 gene encoding putative disease resistance protein RGA3, whose translation MAEAILFGLVERIIGRLGNSAAVQEIGSIWGVEDQLLQLKNTISTIQDVLLDAEEKQAHNHQVRNWLKRLEDAVYDADNLLDYISTKALQCKVMKPGNNTVAKQVSTFFSTSNQLVFRWRMVHRINNMNKKLDLIATDRIRFGLEDRCVENTTVTRIRDQTHSFVLQEEIVGRDDDKMVILEKLLNSHTEENVSVIPIVGIGGLGKTTLAQLIFNDEKVQQHFELRMWVCVSNVFDVKIIVRKIIESACNKSIANTEMDQLQKDLRKEIDGKRYLLVLDDVWNESRQKWMSLKNLLTNGMKGSRIIITTRSKKVAKITADTMQPYDLGVLDEEKSWSLFKKLAFEQGQERMNSCILETGMKIVKKCGGVPLAIKTIGSMLYFKNPQTEWWSFNEKELSKISQEEEDIMPTLKLSYDHLPSHLKRCFAYCSLFPKGYEIYIQNLIILWTAQGFVKSTNSNECLEDTGLEYFMDLFWRSFFQEAEIDELGSIRKCKMHDLMHDLASSVAGTVCSIIGSDDEFIDKETLHVSFDFPPELPPEIMTSLVQPDKIRTFLSFRSYFDSNPLFFSPSNKPICDATILNFKLLRTLDLHDSGMDKVPDSIGKLIHLRYLDLSKNKHIKTLPDSITRLYNLQTLKLAMCLGLQELPRDTGKLVNLRHLVIAGCKQVTYLPCGLSQLSNLQTLSNFPLSKDKGAAPNELMSLNNLRGSILFENLGYGNDATAKYSAANLKDKPHLQSLFLKWLSGVASESKESVNFEKSLEGLQPHQNLKEMNLSNYGGLKFPIWFASLTNLNIFSLWRCTKCQHLPPLVHFPSLKVLSLEDLPSLECISNTSNRDWSSSTKFLQSLQKLRLVELPNLKGWWKGVVDGAENHILPSFSCLSTLTIRNCPKLTCMPLFPYLEERLKLKNTSWKAFRQTLTNVDENRIPSTASSSISSFSPLSKLKALHISGIDDLQSLSDLHGFTSLKYLTIHCCPKLRTLSIDIQHLVSLKKLLISECPELEYLSYDDHVTMRQVVGKSLPEGMQAITTSLQTLRIWYCDSLMAIPEWIGKLESLKELEIQGCPKLSSLPEGIHNQTSLRRLVIGDW comes from the coding sequence ATGGCAGAAGCTATCCTCTTTGGCCTTGTAGAGCGGATCATTGGCAGATTGGGTAATTCAGCAGCTGTCCAAGAGATTGGATCAATTTGGGGTGTTGAAGATCAGCTTCTACAACTCAAAAACACCATATCAACGATCCAAGATGTACTTCTTGATGCAGAGGAGAAGCAGGCTCATAATCATCAAGTCAGAAACTGGCTCAAGAGGCTAGAAGATGCAGTTTATGATGCTGACAACTTGCTGGATTACATCTCAACCAAAGCTTTACAGTGCAAAGTGATGAAACCCGGCAACAATACTGTGGCCAAGCAGGTAAGCACTTTCTTCTCAACCTCTAATCAACTTGTATTCCGGTGGAGGATGGTTCACAGAATAAACAATATGAACAAGAAACTAGATTTGATTGCAACTGATAGAATCCGTTTTGGTTTGGAGGATCGCTGTGTAGAGAATACAACAGTAACTAGAATAAGAGATCAGACTCATTCTTTTGTACTTCAAGAAGAAATTGTTGGGAGAGATGATGATAAAATGGTAATCCTAGAAAAATTGTTGAATAGTCATACCGAAGAGAATGTATCTGTCATTCCCATAGTTGGTATTGGAGGATTAGGAAAAACTACACTTGCTCAGCTAATTTTTAATGATGAGAAGGTCCAGCAACATTTTGAATTAAGGATGTGGGTTTGTGTATCTAATGTGTTTGATGTGAAAATAATAGTTAGGAAGATCATTGAATCTGCATGTAATAAGAGCATAGCAAACACTGAGATGGATCAGTTGCAAAAGGATCTCAGGAAAGAAATAGATGGGAAGCGATATCTCCTTGTTCTTGATGATGTATGGAATGAGAGCCGTCAAAAATGGATGAGCTTAAAAAATCTGTTGACTAATGGTATGAAGGGAAGTAGAATAATAATCACTACCAGGAGTAAAAAGGTTGCAAAGATTACAGCAGACACAATGCAACCATATGATTTAGGGGTTTTAGATGAGGAAAAGTCATGGTCCTTATTTAAAAAGTTGGCTTTCGAACAAGGACAAGAACGGATGAATTCTTGTATTTTGGAAACTGGAatgaaaattgtgaaaaaatgtGGAGGAGTCCCTCTTGCCATAAAGACCATAGGAAGTATGTTGTATTTCAAAAATCCACAAACAGAATGGTGGTCCTTCAATGAAAAAGAATTATCAAAAATTtctcaagaagaagaagatattatGCCAACACTTAAACTCAGTtatgatcatctcccatcacATTTGAAACGTTGTTTTGCTTATTGTAGCTTGTTTCCGAAAGGCTATGAAATTTACATCCAAAACCTTATAATTCTTTGGACAGCACAAGGGTTTGTTAAGTCAACAAATTCAAACGAATGTTTGGAGGACACGGGCCTTGAgtattttatggatttattttGGAGGTCTTTCTTCCAAGAAGCTGAGATAGATGAGTTGGGCAGCATAAGAAAGTGCAAAATGCATGATCTCATGCATGATCTTGCAAGTTCAGTAGCTGGTACAGTATGCAGCATTATTGGTTCAGATGATGAATTCATTGACAAGGAAACCCTTCAtgtttcttttgattttccTCCAGAGTTGCCACCGGAAATTATGACTTCATTGGTTCAGCCAGATAAGATTCGAACATTTCTGTCGTTTCGGTCATATTTTGACTCAAATCCTCTCTTCTTTTCTCCTTCAAATAAACCAATCTGTGATgcaactattttaaattttaaattgttgcgCACTTTGGATTTGCATGATTCAGGAATGGACAAAGTACCAGATTCTATTGGTAAGTTAATACATCTAAGATATCTTGATCTTTCCAAAAACAAGCACATCAAGACACTGCCGGATTCTATCACTAGGCTATACAATTTGCAGACTTTAAAACTGGCAATGTGTTTGGGACTTCAAGAATTGCCTAGAGATACTGGGAAACTAGTCAACCTCAGGCATCTTGTGATTGCTGGCTGCAAACAAGTTACTTATTTGCCATGTGGGTTGAGTCAGCTAAGTAATCTTCAAACCTTATCAAATTTTCCATTGAGCAAGGACAAAGGTGCTGCACCAAATGAACTAATGAGCTTAAACAACTTGAGGGGTAGcattctttttgaaaatttgggataTGGGAATGATGCTACTGCTAAATACAGTGCTGCAAATCTGAAGGACAAACCACATCTTCAATCCTTGTTCTTGAAATGGCTTTCAGGTGTTGCATCTGAGTCAAAAGAATCTGTTAATTTTGAAAAGTCACTGGAAGGCCTCCAACCGCACCAAAATCTTAAAGAAATGAATTTGTCTAATTATGGGGGTCTCAAGTTTCCCATTTGGTTTGCTTCACTTACAAACTTGAACATATTTAGTTTGTGGAGATGTACAAAATGCCAGCATCTACCGCCGTTGGTTCATTTCCCTTCTCTGAAGGTATTATCATTGGAAGACTTGCCTTCTTTGGAGTGTATCTCAAACACTAGCAATCGTGACTGGTCATCATCGACAAAATTTTTGCAATCCTTGCAAAAACTGAGACTAGTAGAGTTGCCTAATCTTAAGGGATGGTGGAAAGGTGTAGTTGATGGGGCAGAGAATCACATTTTGCCTTCATTTTCTTGTCTTTCAACATTAACCATAAGGAACTGCCCCAAGCTGACTTGCATGCCTCTTTTCCCATATCTTGAAGAACGATTAAAGCTTAAGAATACTAGCTGGAAGGCATTCAGACAAACACTGACAAACGTAGATGAAAACCGGATCCCATCAACAGCATCATCATCAATTTCCTCGTTTTCTCCTCTCTCAAAATTGAAGGCTCTGCATATTTCTGGCATTGATGATTTGCAATCTCTATCAGATTTGCACGGCTTCACTTCTCTCAAGTACCTAACAATACATTGTTGTCCTAAGTTAAGGACTTTGTCTATAGATATTCAACATCTTGTCTCACTTAAGAAGCTGCTAATATCTGAATGCCCTGAATTAGAGTATCTGTCCTATGATGATCATGTTACCATGAGGCAAGTTGTTGGTAAAAGCCTTCCTGAGGGGATGCAAGCCATTACTACCAGCCTGCAAACCCTCCGTATTTGGTACTGTGATAGTCTGATGGCTATTCCTGAGTGGATTGGTAAGCTTGAATCTCTTAAAGAACTAGAGATTCAGGGATGTCCTAAGCTGAGTTCACTCCCCGAAGGAATACATAACCAAACTTCTTTACGGAGATTAGTGATTGGTGATTGGTGA
- the LOC132800475 gene encoding secreted RxLR effector protein 161-like: MKELGELKHFLGLEVDRTEKCLFLGQQKYAKNLLQKFGMLDCKPISTPMEVNAKLSAYEGKDLEDATMYQQLVGSLIYLTLTRPDISFAVGVVSRYMQSPKKPHLEAVRRILRYVKGTINLGLLYKRGEECKLVGYCDADYAGDHDTRRSTTGYIFSLGSGAVSWCSKRQPTVSLSTTEAEYRAAAMAGQEEDQAADLFTKALNITKLTKLREMLNMVNRESIKRVDIEGEY; the protein is encoded by the exons ATGAAGGAACTTGGGGAGCTCAAGCACTTCCTTGGACTCGAAGTTGACCGAACAGAGAAATGTTTATTTCTTGGTCAACAAAAGTATGCAAAGAATCTATTacaaaaatttggaatgttGGACTGCAAGCCAATATCAACTCCAATGGAGGTGAATGCTAAGCTATCTGCATATGAAGGAAAAGACTTGGAGGATGCTACTATGTACCAACAATTGGTAGGAAGTCTTATCTATTTAACACTGACGCGGCCAGATATTTCATTTGCAGTTGGAGTTGTAAGTCGGTATATGCAAAGTCCAAAGAAACCTCACTTGGAAGCAGTCCGACGAATATTAAGGTACGTTAAAGGCACTATAAACTTGGGGCTTCTATATAAAAGAGGAGAGGAATGCAAGTTGGTTGGTTACTGTGATGCCGACTATGCTGGAGATCATGATACACGACGATCGACTACTGGATATATATTCAGTCTTGGTTCAGGAGCAGTATCTTGGTGcagtaaaagacaaccaactgtGTCTCTGTCAACTACAGAAGCAGAATATAGAGCAGCTGCTATGGCAGGCCAAGAAG AAGATCAAGCGGCAGACTTATTCACTAAAGCACTCAATATTACCAAGCTTACAAAGTTAAGAGAAATGCTCAACATGGTGAATAGAGAATCAATCAAGAGAGTCGACATTGAGggggagtattga
- the LOC107404283 gene encoding putative disease resistance protein RGA1: protein MWVCVSDVFYVKLLVRKITESACNRSLANIEMETLQKKVRKRYLLVLDDTWNENREKLFNLKNLLTDGAAEGSRIVVTTRSKKVTGGAIQPHELGVLDENKSWSLFEKMAFEGGKEPTNNCFVEIGMKIVKKCGGIPLALKTIGSLLYCKNPETESFFQEAETDEMGNIRKCKMHDHMHDLAKLQGLPSDIGKLVNLKHLEIDGCESLAYLPCGLRQLTNLQKLTDFPLTRGKATGGESSSVTSSSSPRAKLKALHSAGIEELESQSNLDSFSSLKCKKVEKCPNLKLLSPGIQHLALLITSCPKVEYVFNEDAAICTTLQKLQILQCDSLIAITEWICNLRYLKELEIQGCPNLTSVP from the exons ATGTGGGTGTGCGTCTCTGATGTCTTTTATGTAAAACTGTTGGTTAGGAAAATCACTGAATCTGCATGTAATAGGAGCCTAGCAAACATTGAGATGGAAACATTGCAAAAAAAGGTTCGAAAGCGTTACCTCCTTGTGCTTGATGACACATGGAATGAAAATCGTGAAAAATTGTTCAACTTGAAAAATTTGTTGACTGACGGAGCAGCTGAGGGAAGTAGAATAGTTGTTACAACTCGAAGTAAAAAGGTTACAGGGGGCGCAATTCAGCCACATGAACTAGGAGTTTTAGACGAAAACAAGTCTTGGTCTTTGTTTGAAAAAATGGCTTTTGAGGGAGGAAAAGAGCCAACTAATAATTGTTTCGTGGAAATTGGGATGAAGATTGTAAAGAAGTGCGGAGGAATTCCTCTTGCATTGAAGACAATTGGAAGCCTGTTGTACTGCAAAAATCCAGAGACAGA GTCTTTCTTCCAAGAAGCAGAAACAGATGAGATGGGAAACATAAGAAAGTGCAAAATGCATGATCACATGCATGATCTTGCAAA ACTTCAAGGTCTGCCAAGTGACATTGGGAAACTAGTCAATCTCAAACATCTTGAGATTGATGGGTGTGAAAGTTTGGCTTATCTGCCATGTGGACTGcgtcagctgactaatcttcagaaATTAACTGATTTTCCATTGACTAGAGGAAAAG CAACTGGGGGAGAATCATCATCAGTAACTTCCAGCTCCTCTCCTCGTGCCAAGTTGAAGGCTCTGCATAGTGCTGGCATTGAGGAATTAGAATCTCAATCAAATTTGGATAGCTTCAGTTCTCTCAAGTGTAAGAAGGTTGAGAAATGTCCTAATTTGAAGCTACTGTCCCCTGGCATTCAACATCTTGCCTTGTTGATTACCAGCTGTCCTAAAGTAGAGTATGTGTTCAATGAAGATGCGGCTATCTGTACTACCCTGCAAAAACTCCAAATTCTTCAGTGTGATAGTTTGATTGCTATTACAGAGTGGATTTGCAATCTCAGATATCTTAAAGAACTTGAGATTCAGGGATGCCCCAATTTGACATCAGTGCCTTAA
- the LOC107404282 gene encoding putative disease resistance protein RGA4, with protein MAEAVLFGIAERIIGRLGSAAVQEIGSLWGVEEELQELENTISTIKDVLLDAEEQQAHNRQVRNWLKRLEGVVNDADDLLDVFSTEALRRSLLPGNNLGKQVRTFFSSSNQIAFRLKMASKLKDLKKKIDVIAADRIRFNLMESREQTVSVVSRVRDQTHSFVPRDEVIGREDDKTAIIELLLDSEVKGNVPVIPIVGIGGLGKTTLAQLVFNDQRVQQHFELRMWVCVSDVFDVKLLVRKIVESACNKSLANIEMERLQKEVREQINGKCYLLVLDDIWNENRQKWLDLKKLLTNGAEGSRIVVTTRSKKVAKITGGTMHPYELGVLDENQSWSLFKKMAFEEGKEPTNNDVMEIGMKIVKKCGGIPLALKTIGSMLYFKNPETEWWSFDENELPNISQEAEDIIPTFKLSYDHLPSHLKHCFAYCSLFPKDHEFYVQNLIKLWTAQGFVFKTSNSNLCLEDVGLEYFTDLLWRSFFQEAELDELGSITKCKMHDLMHDLAKLVTGTECTMLGSDGDDIIKETHHVSFDIQLNSTKDFQTSLAHPSKIRTILLFKAYYDSGPLLFSPVNVKIHDSFISNVKFLRTLDLHDLGIEKLTNAIGNLKHLRYLDLSKNRHMKKLPDSITKLHNLHTLKLSVCIRLQGLPSDLGKLVNLRHLEIDGCEGLAYLPRGLSQLTNLQTLTDFPLTRGKGAEPNELARLNNLRGRPLINHLRYGQDFSVDYNAANLKEKQYVQALSLSWCSDVEAGSTEPAGFEESLEGLQPHPNLKELNLCYYRGIGFGSWLPSLTKLISFRLWRCSECQNLPPLNQFPSLKVLSVEELPALEYISNEDDAFRCSSSNTFLQSLQKLHLIKLPNLKGWWRDVVNIQQNNMLPSFPSLSTLIIEECPELTCMPLYPNLEEQLVLRNTRWMPFEQTMKIVARPCVSITSATGGTTSPSSSLSSTSSSSPLAKLKALHIACIEELESLSNLSSFISLKYLKVENCSNLKQLSPGIQHLASLQELLISNCPKVEYLCNEDAAICTTLQKLQILRCDSLIAIPECICNLRYLKELEIRECPNLTSVPQGIRNLSSVQKLKIDF; from the coding sequence ATGGCAGAAGCTGTGCTCTTTGGTATTGCTGAAAGGATCATTGGTAGACTGGGTTCTGCAGCTGTACAAGAGATTGGCTCTCTCTGGGGTGTAGAAGAAGAGCTTCAAGAACTCGAAAACACCATTTCAACAATCAAGGATGTGCTTCTTGATGCAGAGGAGCAGCAGGCCCATAACCGTCAAGTTAGGAACTGGCTTAAAAGGCTTGAAGGTGTAGTTAATGATGCTGATGACTTGTTGGATGTGTTTTCAACTGAAGCTTTGCGAAGAAGTCTGTTGCCCGGAAACAATTTGGGCAAGCAGGTGCGTACTTTCTTTTCATCCTCCAACCAAATTGCTTTTCGGTTGAAGATGGCTTCCAAATTAAAAGAtctgaagaagaaaattgatGTCATTGCAGCGGATAGAATCCGCTTCAATTTGATGGAAAGTCGTGAACAAACAGTTAGTGTTGTTAGTAGAGTGAGAGATCAGACTCACTCATTTGTACCTCGTGACGAGGTTATTGGGAGGGAAGATGATAAAACGGCAATCATTGAACTTTTGTTGGACTCCGAAGTCAAAGGAAATGTGCCAGTCATTCCTATAGTTGGTATTGGAGGACTGGGAAAAACTACACTTGCTCAACTAGTTTTCAATGACCAAAGAGTCCAACAACATTTTGAGTTGAGGATGTGGGTGTGTGTCTCTGATGTTTTTGATGTGAAACTGTTGGTTAGGAAAATCGTTGAATCTGCATGTAATAAGAGTCTAGCAAACATTGAGATGGAAAGGTTGCAAAAAGAGGTTCGAGAACAAATAAATGGAAAGTGTTACCTCCTTGTTCTTGATGACATATGGAATGAGAATCGTCAAAAATGGCTTgacctaaaaaaattattgacaaaTGGTGCAGAGGGGAGTAGAATAGTAGTTACAACTCGAAGTAAGAAAGTTGCGAAGATTACAGGAGGCACTATGCATCCATATGAACTAGGAGTTTTGGACGAAAACCAGTCTTGgtctttgtttaaaaaaatggcTTTTGAGGAAGGAAAAGAGCCAACTAACAATGATGTGATGGAAATTGGGATGAAGATTGTAAAGAAGTGTGGAGGAATTCCTCTTGCATTAAAGACAATTGGAAGCATGTTGTacttcaaaaatccagagaCGGAGTGGTGGTCCTTTGATGAAAATGAACTGCCAAACATATCTCAAGAAGCAGAAGATATTATCCCAACATTTAAATTGAGTtatgatcatctcccatcacATTTGAAGCATTGTTTTGCTTATTGCAGCTTATTCCCTAAAGACCATGAGTTTTATGTACAAAATCTAATAAAACTGTGGACAGCACAAGGGTTTGTTTTTAAGACATCAAATTCAAACCTATGTTTGGAGGATGTAGGTCTCGAGTATTTTACGGATTTACTTTGGCGGTCTTTCTTCCAAGAGGCTGAATTAGATGAGTTGGGAAGCATAACAAAGTGCAAAATGCATGATCTCATGCATGATCTTGCAAAGTTAGTCACAGGGACGGAGTGCACTATGCTTGGTtcagatggagatgatattatCAAAGAAACACATCATGTTTCATTTGACATTCAATTGAATTCAACCAAGGATTTCCAAACTTCATTGGCTCATCCAAGCAAGATTCGTACAATTCTTCTGTTCAAGGCATATTATGACTCAGGTCCTCTCCTGTTTTCTCCTGTGAATGTGAAAATCCATGATTCTTTTATTTCCAATGTTAAGTTCCTACGCACATTGGATTTGCATGATTTAGGGATTGAGAAATTGACAAATGCTATTGGCAACTTAAAGCATTTGAGATATCTTGATCTTTCTAAGAATAGACACATGAAGAAACTGCCAGATTCTATTACCAAGCTGCACAATTTGCATACACTAAAACTCTCCGTTTGTATCAGACTCCAAGGTCTGCCAAGTGACCTTGGGAAACTAGTCAATCTCAGACATCTTGAGATTGATGGGTGTGAAGGTTTGGCTTATCTGCCACGTGGGCTGAGTCAGCTGACCAATCTTCAGACATTAACAGATTTTCCATTAACCAGAGGAAAAGGTGCTGAGCCAAACGAACTAGCAAGACTAAACAACTTGAGAGGAAGGCCTCTTATCAACCATTTGAGATATGGACAAGATTTTAGTGTGGACTACAATGCTGCcaatttgaaggaaaaacagTACGTGCAGGCCTTATCTTTAAGTTGGTGTTCAGATGTAGAAGCTGGGAGCACAGAGCCTGCTGGTTTTGAAGAATCATTGGAAGGCCTCCAGCCACATCCAAATCTCAAGGAATTGAACTTATGTTATTATAGGGGAATCGGATTTGGTAGTTGGCTTCCTTCACTCACCAAATTGATCTCATTTAGATTGTGGAGATGCAGTGAATGCCAAAATCTGCCACCATTGAATCAGTTTCCATCACTGAAGGTATTGTCTGTGGAGGAGTTGCCTGCTTTGGAGTATATTTCAAACGAGGATGATGCTTTCAGATGCTCAtcatcaaatacatttttacaaTCCCTCCAAAAACTCCACCTTATCAAATTACCTAATTTAAAGGGATGGTGGAGGGATGTAGTCAATATTCAACAAAATAACATGTTGCCTTCATTTCCTTCTCTTTCTACATTGATTATTGAAGAATGTCCTGAGCTCACATGCATGCCACTTTACCCAAATTTGGAAGAACAGTTGGTTCTCAGAAATACTAGATGGATGCCATTTGAACAAACGATGAAGATCGTTGCAAGACCATGTGTATCAATAACATCAGCAACAGGGGGAACAACATCACCATCATCGTCGTTATCATCAACTTCCAGCTCCTCTCCTCTGGCCAAGTTGAAGGCTCTGCATATTGCTTGCATCGAGGAATTAGAATCTCTCTCAAATTTGAGTAGCTTCATTTCTCTCAAGTACCTGAAGGTTGAGAACTGTTCTAATTTGAAGCAATTGTCTCCTGGTATTCAACATCTTGCCTCGCTTCAAGAGCTGTTGATTTCCAACTGTCCTAAAGTAGAGTATCTGTGCAATGAAGATGCTGCTATCTGTACCACCCTGCAAAAACTCCAAATTCTTCGGTGTGATAGTTTGATTGCTATTCCAGAGTGCATTTGCAATCTCAGATATCTTAAAGAATTGGAGATTCGGGAATGCCCCAATTTGACATCGGTGCCCCAAGGGATACGCAACCTGTCCTCTGTCCAAAAACTGAAGATTGACTTTTGA